Proteins encoded by one window of Alkalinema sp. FACHB-956:
- a CDS encoding DUF928 domain-containing protein, whose protein sequence is MNRSSWLRKMSSLPLCLVVFLTAIVPQAALAQPVSLKQSQKARSPKVRLKLPKLPPGDPPGGRRRGGGGRDTCPEAGVPLTALVPVTPRSRNGKVIEDVWGLTASEKPNFWFYSPYPQGDRFKTYFVLRQKNKHGDTIARLPIQLPSRPGLLKVTLPEKMSALQIDRSYYWALSIDCREAGKGVPLTVEGMVHRVNLPDTVKQQVAAEVSPIGQAQTYAEQGIWFEALDLLSDCEQNDPNLKANWEALLRSVDLDPTQFGL, encoded by the coding sequence ATGAATCGTTCTAGTTGGCTACGGAAGATGAGCAGCCTGCCCTTGTGCCTCGTCGTCTTCCTGACGGCGATCGTTCCGCAGGCGGCCCTGGCTCAACCCGTTTCCCTAAAGCAATCGCAGAAAGCGCGATCGCCGAAAGTCAGACTCAAATTACCCAAGCTCCCACCGGGGGATCCTCCCGGTGGCAGACGGCGCGGTGGGGGTGGGCGCGATACTTGCCCGGAGGCGGGGGTGCCTCTGACGGCATTGGTCCCCGTGACGCCGCGATCGCGCAATGGCAAAGTCATCGAAGATGTTTGGGGCCTCACTGCATCAGAAAAGCCCAACTTTTGGTTTTATAGTCCCTATCCGCAGGGCGATCGCTTCAAGACCTACTTTGTGCTTCGTCAGAAAAATAAACATGGTGACACGATCGCGCGTTTGCCGATTCAATTACCGTCCCGTCCGGGTTTGTTGAAGGTCACGCTGCCGGAAAAAATGTCTGCCTTACAGATCGATCGGTCTTATTATTGGGCCTTGTCGATCGATTGCCGGGAAGCAGGCAAAGGCGTTCCCTTGACCGTGGAGGGCATGGTGCATCGGGTGAATTTACCAGACACTGTCAAGCAACAAGTTGCAGCGGAGGTCAGCCCAATCGGCCAAGCCCAAACGTATGCGGAACAGGGGATTTGGTTTGAAGCGTTGGATTTGCTGAGTGATTGTGAACAGAATGATCCGAATTTAAAGGCCAATTGGGAAGCGTTGTTACGATCGGTGGATCTTGACCCGACTCAGTTTGGTTTGTAA
- the hemL gene encoding glutamate-1-semialdehyde 2,1-aminomutase gives MITGTFKTTKSEEIFAAAQKLMPGGVSSPVRAFKSVGGQPIVFDRVKDAYAWDVDGNQYIDYVGTWGPAICGHAHPDVIKAIQAAAEKGTSFGAPCALENILAEMVIDAVPSVEMVRFVNSGTEACMAVLRLMRAYTQREKVIKFEGCYHGHADMFLVKAGSGVATLGLPDSPGVPKSTTANTLTAPYNDLDAVRKLFEENPGEICGVILEPIVGNAGFITPDAGFLAGLRELTTEHGALLVFDEVMTGFRISYGGAQAKFGITPDLTTMGKVIGGGLPVGAYGGKREIMQLVAPAGPMYQAGTLSGNPLAMTAGIKTLEILRQPGSYEYLDKITTKLINGLLAIGKETGHAMCGGSISAMFGFFFCEGPVHSYEDAKKADTVKFGKFHRAMLEQGVYLAPSQFEAGFTSLAHTDADIDRTLEAARTVLSKLA, from the coding sequence TTGATCACGGGGACTTTCAAAACAACCAAATCAGAAGAAATCTTTGCGGCGGCCCAGAAGCTCATGCCCGGTGGTGTGAGTTCTCCCGTTCGAGCGTTTAAATCTGTGGGTGGCCAGCCGATCGTCTTCGATCGGGTGAAGGATGCCTACGCTTGGGACGTAGATGGCAACCAATATATTGACTACGTGGGTACCTGGGGGCCTGCCATCTGCGGTCACGCCCATCCCGACGTGATTAAGGCCATCCAAGCCGCTGCGGAAAAAGGGACCAGCTTTGGTGCCCCCTGTGCGCTGGAAAATATCTTGGCCGAAATGGTGATCGACGCCGTTCCCAGTGTGGAAATGGTGCGCTTTGTAAATTCCGGCACCGAGGCTTGTATGGCGGTGCTGCGCCTGATGCGGGCTTATACCCAACGGGAAAAAGTCATCAAATTTGAAGGCTGCTACCACGGACATGCCGATATGTTCCTGGTCAAGGCGGGATCCGGTGTGGCGACCCTCGGCTTGCCCGATTCCCCTGGGGTGCCCAAGTCCACGACGGCGAATACTTTGACTGCGCCCTACAACGATCTGGATGCAGTGCGGAAGCTGTTTGAGGAAAATCCTGGCGAAATTTGCGGGGTGATTCTGGAGCCGATCGTGGGGAACGCGGGATTTATCACGCCCGATGCAGGGTTCCTGGCGGGTCTGCGGGAACTGACCACGGAACATGGTGCTTTGCTGGTGTTCGACGAAGTGATGACCGGCTTCCGTATCTCCTACGGTGGGGCGCAGGCGAAGTTTGGCATTACGCCTGACCTGACGACGATGGGTAAGGTGATTGGCGGGGGGCTGCCCGTGGGAGCCTACGGCGGTAAGCGGGAGATCATGCAACTGGTGGCTCCCGCTGGCCCGATGTACCAAGCGGGTACGCTGTCCGGCAATCCCTTGGCGATGACTGCGGGGATCAAGACCCTGGAAATCCTGAGGCAACCCGGCAGCTATGAATATCTCGATAAGATCACCACAAAGCTGATCAACGGCCTACTGGCGATCGGGAAGGAAACGGGCCATGCCATGTGTGGCGGATCCATTAGTGCGATGTTTGGTTTCTTCTTCTGTGAAGGCCCTGTGCACAGCTACGAAGATGCCAAGAAGGCGGATACTGTCAAATTTGGCAAGTTCCACCGTGCGATGTTAGAGCAAGGGGTTTATCTGGCTCCGTCCCAGTTTGAGGCGGGCTTTACCTCCTTGGCGCATACGGATGCGGATATCGATCGCACCCTGGAAGCGGCGCGCACCGTGCTCTCCAAATTGGCTTAA
- a CDS encoding Dam family site-specific DNA-(adenine-N6)-methyltransferase has protein sequence MLPCSVRSVKAPPIKCQGIKTKLVPFIAANLAWQPTPEARWIEPFLGSGVVAFNLAPTHALLCDTNRHLIQFYRSIQQGQMTPGQVREFLTQAGEQLRSQGEAYYYAVRDRFNQHPDSLDFLFLNRSCFNGLMRFNAKGGFNVPFCRKPQRFTPAYITKIVNQVAWVAQQMQGKQWQFQVADWRETLAQARSTDFVYLDPPYIGRHTDYFNQWSIAEAEALAEITKNLPCGFALSMWLSNAHRYNTHLADCWGGLDLRSTQHFYHVGSFETLRGAIAEALVIAPECAAPISSSIAPPIASPVVGGVPETGCDAAHSNLVG, from the coding sequence ATGCTGCCTTGTTCTGTCCGATCGGTGAAAGCCCCGCCCATTAAGTGCCAGGGCATCAAAACGAAGCTGGTGCCCTTTATTGCGGCTAATCTGGCTTGGCAACCGACACCAGAGGCCCGTTGGATCGAACCCTTTTTGGGATCCGGGGTCGTGGCGTTTAATCTAGCTCCGACCCATGCGCTGCTCTGTGACACTAATCGCCATTTGATCCAGTTCTATCGATCGATCCAACAGGGGCAGATGACTCCTGGCCAAGTGCGCGAATTTCTCACCCAGGCGGGGGAACAGTTGCGCAGTCAAGGCGAAGCGTACTACTACGCGGTGCGCGATCGCTTCAACCAGCACCCTGATTCCTTAGATTTTCTCTTTTTAAATCGCTCCTGTTTCAACGGCCTGATGCGATTTAACGCCAAGGGAGGATTTAATGTGCCCTTTTGCCGCAAACCCCAGCGCTTTACCCCGGCCTACATCACCAAAATTGTCAACCAAGTGGCTTGGGTGGCCCAGCAAATGCAAGGGAAACAGTGGCAGTTCCAAGTAGCGGACTGGCGGGAAACGCTGGCTCAGGCGCGATCGACGGATTTTGTCTATCTCGATCCACCCTACATTGGCCGCCATACGGATTACTTCAACCAATGGTCGATTGCTGAAGCCGAAGCCCTGGCAGAGATCACGAAAAATTTGCCCTGTGGCTTTGCCCTCTCCATGTGGCTGTCCAACGCCCACCGCTACAACACCCATCTGGCGGACTGTTGGGGCGGATTAGACCTGCGATCGACCCAGCATTTCTACCACGTCGGCTCCTTTGAAACCCTGCGGGGGGCGATCGCCGAAGCCCTCGTGATTGCGCCGGAATGTGCTGCCCCGATCTCGTCCTCGATCGCGCCCCCGATCGCTTCCCCGGTTGTGGGGGGTGTTCCTGAGACGGGCTGCGATGCCGCACACTCCAACCTCGTGGGATAA
- the hisIE gene encoding bifunctional phosphoribosyl-AMP cyclohydrolase/phosphoribosyl-ATP diphosphatase HisIE encodes MAMSDVVSAQSIPVEKIKYNEQGLVPAIVQDYLDGTVLMMAWMNAESLQKTLETGTTWFWSRSRQEFWNKGATSGHTQNVKSIRYDCDSDAILVTVEQIGDIACHTGERSCFHQVDHSITPPPADTLSQVFQVICDRRDNPNPDSYTCKLLAGGDNKILKKVGEESAEVVMACKDDDAEAIAGEVADLFYHTLVAMAAHKVDIKAVYRKLQERRR; translated from the coding sequence ATCGCCATGTCTGACGTTGTTTCTGCCCAGTCCATTCCTGTTGAGAAAATTAAATATAACGAGCAGGGGTTAGTACCCGCGATCGTGCAGGATTATCTGGATGGGACGGTGCTGATGATGGCCTGGATGAATGCGGAGTCGTTGCAGAAGACCTTGGAAACCGGGACGACCTGGTTCTGGAGCCGATCGCGGCAGGAATTTTGGAATAAGGGAGCAACCTCCGGCCATACACAAAACGTCAAATCGATTCGCTACGATTGTGATAGCGATGCCATTCTCGTGACGGTTGAACAGATTGGCGATATTGCCTGCCATACGGGTGAACGGAGCTGTTTCCACCAAGTGGATCACAGCATTACTCCCCCGCCCGCAGATACGTTGTCCCAAGTGTTTCAAGTCATCTGCGATCGGCGGGACAATCCCAATCCCGATTCCTATACCTGCAAATTGCTCGCGGGTGGGGATAACAAGATTCTCAAAAAGGTGGGGGAAGAATCAGCGGAAGTGGTCATGGCCTGCAAGGACGACGATGCTGAAGCGATCGCAGGGGAAGTGGCTGATTTGTTCTACCACACCTTAGTTGCCATGGCCGCCCACAAGGTAGACATCAAGGCTGTCTATCGGAAATTACAAGAACGGAGACGCTAA
- a CDS encoding SMC family ATPase, translating into MRYSTRSAAPLVLVPMEILSVSLTNFKAHSDRHFVFQPGTNAICGENGAGKTSILEAVAWVLFDHRGSYRVEDLVRNGATTAQVRVQFISSRDQRTYEVQRCTKAGYTIYDPQLGQKLNYTRIKEEVLPWLRQHLGVSPGTNLADLFANTIGVPQGMFTADFLLEPSKRKATFDQVLKVEEYQKTYKELNSLEKHAKAETEHLSREIEQYQTLLQDWDDVTTKHNNLNQEIKTIQQDLNQCNQQLQTLQEQQQQAQQQVQTLQTLNQSIERSQAQAHTYEQLLEQRQQELHAAQKAVDICTVRREPYRLFQEAEQALQVLEQQRSQQQLLLQNKQTLIQASSDRQARLATISSQLDRCHAAEQTLATLAPLIDQQLQLEAQQQEIRQKLQACQTGRQTQLREQKRLNQLHQRRQSLQTTIDQLRSLADAVATIPQLEEQQTRYQQQLSRIAAATQFETDLRQIVGQADQRGHIHSQQLQTAEGILDELLQAAPLWANPLDQVRSTLQAGVHLQAQLRTDLQDILEDLAEQVLVDRLQHHLQEVQQALQKARQQQAQFLTLPSQEQTLATLDREIAEVQHHLQEMTAQFADEPYLQTQIEKIQGQLNQLDDPRGRSRLLQQEIQKKPQLQKQLQELQKSLESTATEIATIDTELASYTDLADQIQQQQTQRETHRSDYTLYLKHRELANSYRQRQQELEATQLQLNQITAQITDLESQKQALTITFDPQQAIELQAAYQAAQTQQATLSAQLPINAKLLAEYAAQLQKLETVRSQLATAQTELKQKQRVERFIKFARKAYKEAGPRITERYVQNISREADRLFRELLNRPNVALQWTRDYEIIVREGANDRRFVNLSGGEQMCAAMAVRLALLKVLADINIAFFDEPTTNMDRLRRVRLAEAIANIKTFRQLFVISHDDTFEQVTENIIFVQRE; encoded by the coding sequence TTGCGGTATTCAACGCGATCCGCCGCACCCTTGGTTCTGGTTCCCATGGAAATTCTGTCAGTCAGCCTCACTAATTTCAAAGCCCACAGCGATCGACATTTTGTCTTTCAGCCCGGAACCAATGCGATCTGCGGCGAAAACGGGGCAGGGAAAACCAGTATCTTGGAAGCGGTGGCTTGGGTCCTGTTTGACCATCGTGGTAGCTATCGTGTGGAAGATCTCGTGCGGAATGGAGCCACCACCGCTCAAGTTCGGGTACAGTTCATTTCCAGCCGCGACCAGCGCACCTACGAAGTCCAGCGCTGCACCAAAGCGGGCTATACCATTTACGATCCCCAACTGGGGCAAAAACTGAACTACACCCGCATTAAGGAAGAAGTTCTACCCTGGCTGCGGCAACATTTAGGCGTTTCCCCCGGTACTAATTTAGCGGATTTATTTGCCAATACGATCGGGGTTCCCCAGGGCATGTTTACCGCTGACTTTCTGCTGGAACCTAGTAAGCGGAAAGCCACCTTTGACCAAGTACTGAAGGTGGAAGAGTACCAAAAAACCTATAAGGAACTGAATAGTCTGGAAAAGCACGCCAAAGCTGAAACGGAACACCTCAGCCGCGAAATCGAACAATATCAAACTTTACTCCAAGACTGGGATGATGTCACCACTAAACACAATAATCTCAACCAAGAAATTAAAACGATTCAGCAAGATCTGAACCAATGCAATCAGCAACTCCAGACTCTCCAGGAGCAACAACAGCAAGCCCAGCAGCAAGTCCAAACACTACAAACGCTCAATCAATCGATCGAACGATCGCAAGCCCAAGCCCACACCTATGAGCAATTACTAGAACAACGTCAGCAGGAATTACACGCCGCTCAAAAAGCCGTTGATATCTGCACGGTACGACGGGAACCCTATCGGCTGTTTCAAGAAGCGGAACAAGCCTTGCAAGTTCTAGAGCAACAACGATCGCAGCAACAACTCTTACTGCAAAATAAGCAAACTTTAATTCAAGCCAGTAGCGATCGCCAAGCCCGGTTAGCTACAATTTCCAGCCAACTCGATCGCTGCCATGCCGCCGAGCAAACCCTAGCAACCTTGGCCCCTTTGATTGATCAACAGCTCCAGTTAGAAGCCCAGCAACAGGAAATCCGGCAGAAACTGCAAGCGTGCCAAACCGGACGGCAAACCCAACTGCGCGAACAAAAACGCCTCAATCAATTGCACCAGCGGCGGCAAAGCTTGCAAACGACGATCGACCAATTGAGATCGCTGGCCGATGCAGTCGCAACCATTCCCCAGCTAGAGGAACAACAGACCCGCTATCAACAGCAATTGAGCCGCATCGCTGCTGCGACTCAATTTGAAACCGATCTGCGCCAGATTGTCGGGCAGGCCGATCAACGCGGTCACATCCATAGTCAGCAGTTACAAACCGCTGAAGGCATTTTAGACGAACTGCTACAGGCCGCTCCGTTGTGGGCCAATCCGTTAGATCAGGTACGATCGACCCTTCAAGCGGGCGTTCACCTACAAGCACAACTGCGAACGGATTTACAGGACATTTTGGAAGATTTGGCAGAACAGGTTTTGGTCGATCGGCTCCAACACCATCTCCAAGAAGTTCAACAAGCTTTGCAAAAAGCGCGACAACAGCAGGCCCAATTTTTGACGCTGCCTAGCCAGGAGCAAACCTTGGCGACCCTCGATCGGGAAATTGCCGAGGTACAGCACCATCTCCAAGAAATGACAGCCCAATTTGCCGATGAACCTTATTTACAAACGCAAATCGAAAAAATCCAAGGGCAGCTAAACCAGCTTGACGATCCACGCGGACGTAGCCGTTTACTTCAGCAGGAGATTCAGAAGAAACCGCAACTTCAGAAACAGCTACAGGAGTTACAGAAATCCCTAGAATCGACCGCCACAGAGATTGCGACGATCGACACAGAACTCGCAAGTTACACTGATCTAGCAGATCAAATACAGCAACAGCAAACCCAACGGGAAACTCATCGATCGGATTATACCCTCTATCTCAAGCATCGGGAACTTGCCAATAGCTACCGCCAACGCCAACAGGAATTGGAAGCCACCCAATTACAACTCAACCAAATCACAGCCCAAATTACCGATCTAGAGTCCCAAAAACAAGCACTCACCATTACGTTTGATCCCCAGCAGGCGATCGAGCTACAAGCCGCCTACCAAGCTGCCCAAACCCAGCAAGCAACGTTAAGCGCTCAGCTACCCATTAATGCAAAGTTACTGGCCGAGTATGCAGCGCAACTACAAAAGTTGGAAACCGTGCGATCGCAACTGGCTACAGCTCAGACTGAACTGAAGCAGAAACAGCGGGTGGAGCGATTTATCAAGTTTGCTCGCAAAGCCTATAAAGAAGCGGGGCCCCGCATTACCGAGCGCTATGTGCAAAATATTTCCCGTGAGGCCGATCGCTTATTTCGCGAACTGCTCAACCGCCCCAACGTCGCCCTGCAATGGACGAGGGACTATGAAATCATCGTGCGGGAAGGGGCCAACGATCGCCGCTTTGTGAATCTCTCCGGTGGGGAGCAGATGTGTGCAGCCATGGCTGTTCGTCTCGCGTTGTTGAAAGTATTAGCGGACATTAATATCGCATTCTTTGACGAGCCGACAACCAATATGGATCGCCTCCGTCGAGTGCGCCTTGCAGAAGCGATCGCGAATATTAAAACTTTCCGTCAACTATTTGTGATTAGTCACGATGATACTTTTGAGCAGGTTACGGAAAACATTATTTTTGTACAACGGGAATAG
- a CDS encoding PEP-CTERM sorting domain-containing protein: MTIASLAVSFPATAVTLTFDDGVLSTPFQNPGIFIPEGYGGFNWNTMAVVDGGSIPSSGYNNAIVSGDNVAYNSGGTAAQIFRVDRGTFTFNSAYFTAAWNDGLQIAVQGYLNGLLKSEMTFQVDTDDPVQQTFNFIGIDELRFYSFGGIQNPKLSLSGTQFAMDDFVYNEPIPEPIPTPMLLPGAIVWGLQVVRKQRQK; the protein is encoded by the coding sequence ATGACAATAGCTTCTTTGGCTGTAAGTTTTCCGGCAACAGCAGTGACCCTCACCTTTGATGATGGTGTACTCAGTACCCCTTTCCAAAATCCTGGGATCTTTATCCCGGAAGGATATGGGGGATTCAATTGGAACACCATGGCTGTTGTAGATGGAGGCTCGATTCCGAGTTCTGGTTACAATAATGCGATTGTCTCCGGTGATAATGTTGCCTACAACAGTGGCGGTACGGCAGCCCAAATTTTTCGTGTCGATCGGGGTACATTTACCTTTAACAGTGCCTACTTTACGGCTGCTTGGAATGATGGTTTGCAGATAGCTGTTCAAGGTTACTTGAATGGTCTGCTCAAATCAGAAATGACATTTCAGGTAGATACGGATGATCCTGTGCAACAAACATTTAACTTTATTGGAATTGATGAGCTTCGATTCTACTCCTTCGGCGGTATACAAAATCCTAAACTAAGTCTTTCAGGAACGCAGTTTGCGATGGATGACTTTGTTTACAACGAACCCATTCCAGAACCCATTCCAACACCGATGCTGTTGCCTGGGGCGATCGTATGGGGATTGCAAGTCGTTCGTAAACAGCGACAAAAATAA
- a CDS encoding MoxR family ATPase, which produces MRDRIEQLNHNLHQVIVGKTESIRLVLVALLSGGHVLLEDVPGVGKTLLAKSLAKSIEGKFQRLQCTPDLMPTDVTGTSIWNPKTGEFEFLPGPVFANVLLADEINRATPRTQSALLEVMEEHQVTIDGVSRPVPDPFFVIATQNPVEYQGTFPLPEAQMDRFALSLSLGYPSESEELLMIQRLQNAQNQPALQPCITLAEVQALQAQCRQVQVEASLQQYILNLVRATRADEDVLLGISPRGTVALVRAVQAFAFLEDRDYALPDDVKFLAPYVLAHRMIAAGGRRSRAIVERLLRTVAIA; this is translated from the coding sequence ATGCGCGATCGTATTGAACAACTCAATCACAATTTGCATCAGGTTATTGTCGGTAAGACTGAGTCGATTCGGCTGGTGTTGGTTGCGTTGCTGTCCGGTGGCCATGTTTTGCTAGAAGATGTGCCGGGGGTGGGAAAAACGCTGTTGGCGAAGTCCTTGGCAAAGTCGATCGAGGGGAAGTTTCAGCGGTTGCAATGTACCCCGGATTTGATGCCGACGGATGTGACAGGAACCAGCATCTGGAATCCGAAGACTGGAGAATTTGAATTTTTGCCGGGGCCGGTGTTTGCCAATGTGTTGCTGGCGGATGAAATCAACCGTGCGACGCCTAGAACCCAATCGGCCCTGCTGGAGGTAATGGAAGAGCACCAAGTGACGATCGATGGGGTGTCGCGTCCGGTGCCCGATCCGTTCTTTGTCATTGCCACCCAGAACCCGGTGGAATACCAAGGTACCTTTCCGCTGCCGGAAGCGCAGATGGATCGCTTTGCCCTATCGCTTTCCTTGGGCTATCCCAGTGAGTCTGAGGAATTGCTGATGATCCAGCGGCTCCAGAATGCCCAAAACCAACCGGCCTTACAGCCCTGCATTACCCTAGCGGAGGTGCAAGCGCTGCAAGCCCAATGTCGGCAAGTGCAGGTGGAAGCTTCACTCCAGCAATATATTTTGAATCTCGTGCGAGCCACCCGCGCGGATGAGGATGTACTGCTGGGGATCAGTCCTCGGGGAACCGTTGCGCTGGTGCGGGCGGTGCAAGCGTTTGCCTTTTTGGAAGATCGGGACTACGCTCTTCCCGATGATGTGAAGTTCCTTGCGCCCTACGTGCTGGCTCACCGCATGATTGCGGCTGGGGGGCGTCGATCGCGGGCGATCGTGGAACGGTTGTTACGAACGGTGGCGATCGCTTAG
- a CDS encoding tetratricopeptide repeat protein, translating into MDQQILTLQRQSSNDGFTPDTGTAPVGGMAGGLLILGAIGVACLWASRRSAGRGSSPASRQALHWVAQGKALERSQQYEAAIAAYDAGLQEHPQDYRLWHERGLALAKLQRFEAAIESYDRAYEICPQQSNLAHERGDALLELGRYEEAIASFDICLRYGEDGHILTDRAYALMQLGRHGAALPVLQRVLQQAQSGRSIDPETLSRAHYYQIEVLCELQQWQSAWQSALTAVSRYPDPYFKRQFEQIQQQLARA; encoded by the coding sequence ATGGATCAGCAGATTCTTACGCTTCAAAGGCAAAGTTCAAACGATGGGTTTACGCCAGACACGGGGACGGCTCCGGTGGGGGGAATGGCAGGGGGCTTGTTGATCCTGGGGGCGATCGGGGTGGCCTGTTTGTGGGCTAGTCGGAGATCGGCGGGGCGGGGTTCATCCCCAGCATCCCGTCAGGCGTTGCATTGGGTGGCGCAGGGCAAGGCATTGGAACGATCGCAGCAGTACGAAGCGGCGATCGCGGCCTATGATGCGGGGTTGCAGGAACATCCTCAGGATTATCGGCTCTGGCATGAGCGGGGGTTGGCCTTGGCGAAGTTGCAACGGTTTGAGGCGGCGATCGAGAGCTACGATCGGGCCTATGAGATTTGTCCGCAGCAGTCGAATTTGGCCCATGAGCGGGGGGATGCGCTGTTGGAATTGGGGCGCTATGAGGAGGCGATCGCGTCCTTTGATATCTGTCTGCGTTATGGGGAGGATGGGCATATTTTGACCGATCGGGCCTATGCGCTGATGCAGTTGGGGCGGCATGGAGCGGCGTTGCCGGTGTTGCAGCGGGTGTTGCAGCAGGCGCAATCGGGGCGATCGATCGATCCTGAAACGCTGAGTCGGGCCCATTACTACCAAATTGAGGTGTTGTGCGAGTTGCAGCAGTGGCAGTCGGCATGGCAGTCGGCGTTGACTGCGGTGAGTCGGTATCCTGACCCGTATTTTAAGAGACAGTTTGAACAAATTCAGCAGCAGTTGGCGCGGGCATAG